One window of the Oncorhynchus keta strain PuntledgeMale-10-30-2019 unplaced genomic scaffold, Oket_V2 Un_contig_3173_pilon_pilon, whole genome shotgun sequence genome contains the following:
- the LOC127923750 gene encoding protein numb homolog, with protein sequence MSEKCPIPPVPEVEGEGDSISSLCTQIASAFSGPPEDPFSQAPMPRPTSTPQSPVAPPGAQPALPPPLPARDTNPWAKTPGHAGHHTPPTSTSAHPGGDWTTPVIVAPPSATSSPSHHSHRRTPSEADRWLEEVTKSVRAPQLGSTAPSQPFLTPNPPAFSIPPTQAFIVPMPSTQAFP encoded by the exons ATGTCTGAAAAATGTCCCATTCCTCCAGTcccagaggtggagggagagggcgaCAGCATCAGCTCGTTGTGTACCCAGATCGCCTCAGCCTTCAGTGGGCCTCCTGAAGACCCCTTCTCCCAGGCCCCCATGCCCCGACCAACCTCCACCCCACAGTCACCTGTAGCTCCCCCGGGGGCTCAGCCAG CACTGCCCCCTCCACTTCCTGCCCGAGACACTAACCCCTGGGCCAAGACTCCTGGCCATGCAGGGCACCATACCCCCCCGACCTCCACCTCAGCACACCCAG GAGGTGATTGGACGACACCAGTGATTGTAGCTCCTCCCTCCGCCACATCGTCTCCGTCTCACCACTCCCACCGCCGCACGCCGTCGGAGGCTGACCGTTGGCTCGAGGAGGTCACCAAGTCTGTCCGCGCTCCGCAACTCGGGTCCACAGCCCCCTCCCAACCGTTCCTCACCCCCAACCCACCAGCCTTCTCCATCCCCCCAACCCAGGCTTTCATTGTCCCCATGCCTTCCACCCAGGCCTTCCCT